GTTGAAATTAACATAAAAATACCCTACTGAAAATAAGCAAATATTATTTAATAAAAAGCAAATAAGAGAATAAAATAAAAATAAAAAAAATTATCTTGCTTTTATAACTCTTGTTACTTCGGGAACATTTTTAAATAAAATCCTATATCTACATTTAGGACATTTATTTTCCATGTAGCTTTTATGGTCTACTTCTGTCCCACATTTTGGACATCTATACAATTATTCTCCCCCTGCATTAGCATTTCTGCTGATGTTACGTGCTGCAGATTTTGCCATAGGAGTTTGAGGAACAAATGCCCCACCAGTAAATACTGCACCACATTTTCTGCATTTCCAGATACCTGCAGCTTGTCTTTTAACATAAGGTCTATCACATTTAGGACAAACATGATTTTTTTTCATGTTTTCTTCGATTAATTTTACAGATCTTTTAGCTTTTCTTCCGTATCTTGCACCAAATCTACCTGTAATTCCCACTTTTTTAGTTCTTGCCATTTAAATTCTCTCCGTTTTATAAAAAATAAATATTATCTTTATGAATAACAATGCAATTATTAAAAATTACATTTAATAAAATAAATCATAAAATTATCTAATGTAATAATATTATATATACTAATATTTAAAGTTAATGTTTTTTACATCAAAAAACATGCAATTTGATATCAAAAATTATAATAAAAATTTAAAATCAAATCTCATGATTTAAAAAAAGATAAAAGTTAATTAACCAACTAATCAAGAGTTGGATAATTAGGACTTTCATTAGTAATTAATAAATCATGTGGATGTGATTCTTTAATACCACTTGCAGTAATTCTTACAAATTTAGCTTTGTTTTGCATGTCTTGAATATCTTCAGCACCACAGTAACCCATAGAAGCTTTAAGACCACCAACAAGTTGGAATAAAATCTCACTAACAGTTCCTTTATATGGTACTGCTCCTTCAATTCCTTCAGGAACATATTTAGTATGTTTCATATGGCCTTTTTTAGTACCTTGGAAGTATCTGTCTGCACCACCATCATATTCACTGGTCATTGCACCCATAGATCCCATTCCACGGTATTTTTTATATTGTTTACCATTCATAACAACAATTTCACCAGGAGCTTCAAGGGAAGCAGCTAATAAATTACCAAGCATTACAGCATCTGCACCAGCACCAATAGCTTTTGCAATATCACCGGAGTATCTAATACCTCCATCTGCAATAACTGGAATTCCATACTCTTTAGCAACATCTGCAACATCAGAAATAGCTGTTAATTGAGGTACTCCAACACCAGCAACAATACGAGTAGTACACATTGAACCTGGACCAATACCTACTTTTAATCCATCTACTCCCATGGAAATTAAGTCTTCAGCAGCTTCTGCAGTAGCAATATTACCAACACATAAATCTGCATCAATATTATCTTTAATAGTTTCAGTGAATTTTACTGCATTCATATTATGAGCATGAGCACAGTCAATTGAAATAATGTCAGCACCAGCTTCATCAAGTGCCATTGCTCTATCTAAATCAAATGGTCCGGAAGCAGCAGCTACTAAAAAGTTTCCATTTTTATCACGTGCTGCATTAGGATATTGAGATTGATTTAAAATATCTTTAATAGTAATAATACCAACTAATTTACCATCACGAAGAACAGGAAGTCTTTCAACTTTGTTTTCATATGCAATGTTCAATGCTTCTTCAGCAGTAATTGGTTCTTCAACTGTTACAACATCTGAAGTCATAATGTCTTTAACAGTTTTTTCAGCCCCAGATTTTAATACTGGTCTAATATCCCTTTTTGAGATGATACCAATAATTTCATCTCCATCCATAACAGGAAGACCACTGATTAATTCATCATTCATCTTATTTTGAACATCCGCAATAGTTGAATCAGGAGTGATAGTAACTACATCACGAATAGTTAATTCCTCTGCATTTTTTACTTTTTTAACTTCTTCAACTTGTTGTTCTTGAGTGATATTCCTATGAATGACCCCTATACCACCTTCTTGTGCCATAGCTATTGCAAGACGTGATTCTGTAACAGTATCCATAGCTGCACTTAAAATAGGCACATTTAATTTAATATTCTTACCTAATTCAACTTTTGTATCAACATCTTTAGGTTCTACATAACTTGCATTAGGAGTAAGCAAGAAGTCATCAAAGGTATAAGCAACTCTAGCCTCTTGTACTTTTTTTGAAAACATTGAAAAACACCTTTTATTTAATTATCAAATGATTCGCATAATTCTTTAAGTTCAGCTACTGCAGTATGGTGAATATGACCTGTATTTCTGTCACCACCTACACATGCTGCCCCTCTAATTCCCACAACATCACAGCCAATGTCATGTAATGGTTTTAATTGATCTTTTTTAACAGAACCTGCAAGAGCAGTTTTAAGTCCATAGCTATGAGCTTCATCTACAAATTCTTTTAATTCATCCATATTTAAAAAGTCAAATAAAGTTTTTCCATCTTTTACAGCAGTATCTAACATAGCTAAGTCACATCCAGCATCTTTAGCTACTTTTGGAATTTCCATAGGTCCAACTGCACCTACACGATGTGCATCTGCATATCCTGCTGCAACAATAATAGTGTCTGGACTAATATCTTTTACAGTTTTTACTACATTTTCCATTACTTCAACTGCTTCATCATGATTTTTAGTTCCGTATAATCCTACTTTAATGTAATCTGCTCCAGAAACATGAGCACCCATTGCTGCAAGAGAAACAGTACCTGGTTTATAAGGTACATCTCCTAAAGTAGCACTAACTAACTTGTCTTCAGGTGTTAATTCCCTAATATCTTTAATAACCCATGGAAAGTTAGCACCAAGAGATCCTTCTTTAGGATTTTTTACATCAACAATATCTGCTCCACCCTTAATAGATTCAAGAGCTTCTTCATGATTTATAGGACTTATTAATAGAAGCATGTATTTCCTCCAATAAATATTATTTAAGTTTAAAATATAATAATTTAATATTATTTCTTTATTATTTATATATATTTTCCTTAAATAAGAAAAAAAATAAAAAATCATGATAAAAAAAGAAAATTTAGTAAGGAGAGTCATGATTGGAAATATTTTTCCTAATTTTTCCATGAACCTTAGGATAAAATCCTTGAGAATTTGACAACTTCCTTAAGTTTTCAATAATTTCATTTGTTGGAATTGAAACAGGACAATTAAGTGTACATAACCCACATAGAGTGCACATAAATAAACCTGAATCATAACAGGTCTCATCATCAGTGATAAATTTACTCATAGCCACTCCACGACCACCTAAATAATTGTTATATCCAAATTCATTACCAACAGCATTATAAACAGGACAGTGAACAATACAGTTTCCACAACCAATACACCAGAGACATTCAGACTCAGCTTCACTTCTTCCATTATCTAAAAGAATAACAACAACCCTTTCTGCTCCATACATATTTTTAAGAAGTTTTTTCTCAATATCTGCAGTTTTTGAAGGTCCAGAGATAATGTTAACATAAGATGTCAAATAATTACCAGTTGCATAAACTGTTTCAAGTTTAGCTATTGAAATTGCATCTTCAAGAGAAGGCACTATTTTATCAATTCCAGCTACAATAATATGCAAATCTTTTAGAGAAACTAATGAAATATTGCCTTCATTATGGACTAAAAGAACTGCACCCTCTTCAGCAGCTATAACATTGGCTCCACTTATACCTACAGTGCAGTTTTCAATGCGGTCAAGGACATCTTTTCTAACAACTTCCATAATCTCACGAGGAATAGGATCCACATCCACATCCATAGATTCATTTACAATATCTGTAATTTCACCTACATTTAAATGAGATGCAGGACCTGTAGGGTGAACTGGTTTATTATCCGTCTTTTTAAGCTGTAAAATTCTATCTCCCAAATCAGTTTCAACAACATCAAATCCTTT
This window of the Methanobrevibacter woesei genome carries:
- a CDS encoding DNA-directed RNA polymerase subunit P, with product MYRCPKCGTEVDHKSYMENKCPKCRYRILFKNVPEVTRVIKAR
- the rpl37A gene encoding 50S ribosomal protein L37Ae, producing MARTKKVGITGRFGARYGRKAKRSVKLIEENMKKNHVCPKCDRPYVKRQAAGIWKCRKCGAVFTGGAFVPQTPMAKSAARNISRNANAGGE
- a CDS encoding (5-formylfuran-3-yl)methyl phosphate synthase is translated as MLLLISPINHEEALESIKGGADIVDVKNPKEGSLGANFPWVIKDIRELTPEDKLVSATLGDVPYKPGTVSLAAMGAHVSGADYIKVGLYGTKNHDEAVEVMENVVKTVKDISPDTIIVAAGYADAHRVGAVGPMEIPKVAKDAGCDLAMLDTAVKDGKTLFDFLNMDELKEFVDEAHSYGLKTALAGSVKKDQLKPLHDIGCDVVGIRGAACVGGDRNTGHIHHTAVAELKELCESFDN
- a CDS encoding LUD domain-containing protein, translating into MKEEELETMRKSFDTVKNRSSKLESPKIDRLEKRVKKIAENSINNMDSLREIAIDSFKRNGIDVFCANDAEECQNIIYDLVKYSNSKAIAKAKSNTLGEINLKPFLADKGFDVVETDLGDRILQLKKTDNKPVHPTGPASHLNVGEITDIVNESMDVDVDPIPREIMEVVRKDVLDRIENCTVGISGANVIAAEEGAVLLVHNEGNISLVSLKDLHIIVAGIDKIVPSLEDAISIAKLETVYATGNYLTSYVNIISGPSKTADIEKKLLKNMYGAERVVVILLDNGRSEAESECLWCIGCGNCIVHCPVYNAVGNEFGYNNYLGGRGVAMSKFITDDETCYDSGLFMCTLCGLCTLNCPVSIPTNEIIENLRKLSNSQGFYPKVHGKIRKNISNHDSPY
- the guaB gene encoding IMP dehydrogenase gives rise to the protein MFSKKVQEARVAYTFDDFLLTPNASYVEPKDVDTKVELGKNIKLNVPILSAAMDTVTESRLAIAMAQEGGIGVIHRNITQEQQVEEVKKVKNAEELTIRDVVTITPDSTIADVQNKMNDELISGLPVMDGDEIIGIISKRDIRPVLKSGAEKTVKDIMTSDVVTVEEPITAEEALNIAYENKVERLPVLRDGKLVGIITIKDILNQSQYPNAARDKNGNFLVAAASGPFDLDRAMALDEAGADIISIDCAHAHNMNAVKFTETIKDNIDADLCVGNIATAEAAEDLISMGVDGLKVGIGPGSMCTTRIVAGVGVPQLTAISDVADVAKEYGIPVIADGGIRYSGDIAKAIGAGADAVMLGNLLAASLEAPGEIVVMNGKQYKKYRGMGSMGAMTSEYDGGADRYFQGTKKGHMKHTKYVPEGIEGAVPYKGTVSEILFQLVGGLKASMGYCGAEDIQDMQNKAKFVRITASGIKESHPHDLLITNESPNYPTLD